Within the Musa acuminata AAA Group cultivar baxijiao chromosome BXJ2-9, Cavendish_Baxijiao_AAA, whole genome shotgun sequence genome, the region CCCAAAGTTCAATTAAGATGTGGCTACTTGATGAAGCATAGTTCACTGAGTGTAGGTAAGTTGGGGGAAGCTTTCTGACATTGGGTCGTCCAAGACGAGATAGAAGTGCCCCGCAaaacaatcatagtcatgttgctCTGCTCCAACTGAAATAAGATTAAGCAGATAGCGAGTTTAATATGTCTCTCCTGAGTTCTTGCCCTCTTGATGTGGCTACTTGGTGAAGCATTAGTTCATTGAATGTTTGAAACCTCGGGGGGAAGCTTTCTGACATCAGATGATAGAAGACAAATCGAAGTGCCCTGCAAAACAATCATAGACATGTCGCTCTGCTGTAACTGAAACAAGATTAAGAAGACAGTGGTTTGATATATATGGAACAAAGTGTGTCAAAGCAAATGCAGATCAATATGTAATGCTTTTTCAGAGACATACAACATCAAACAGACGCATTCGGTCATGAAACGAGTCTTTTGTCTTGCAAGGTGTAAATTTTATTCATTTTGGCACCAAGTCATGAACCATTTAGCCTGAAAATTGTTGCTGTTTGGCCAGCTGTGCCATCTGCTCAACTTCCTTTCAATAGTTCATGAGTTGTGTGTCGACAAGCCTAACGAGGGATAATAATACATGCATGACACAGTATGGCACCAGTGGGACCTGAAGAACCTAATTGTCAAATGATGGCATCATTCTAACAACCTAGTGGATCCACCATCATTTGGCCTCGGGCAGGATTCGACTGATTCTATGTAATGCACatcgaagaagaaaaaagaagaggataTGAAATGAAGTTATAATGGAGTTGGTTGACCTTTCCTTTTCACCAACTTTAAGACTAGAGGCCAATAATATCTTAACCTAGACTAAGTTTTCCCTGCAATTTGATCTTACTTGACTTGACTATATCTGTACTTGCAGCAAATTTGCAGATTATTTAGCACATAGGCTATTTACGTGGAGGTTCGAATTTCAAAATCAAGAATCTCCCTGTAAATACGAAAGATTGGAAATCATAGTATTACACTAGTCTAGTTACATTCTCTAAGACCAAGCTCATTCAACTAGATGTTTGAGCTTACTAGAGAGAATCTGTTTGGAGATACCTGTCTTCATGGATGATCACTGAAGCATCACCAGCCAGCTTAAGTAATCAGATGAAAAGATTTAATGTGCCTAGACCGTTGTGCTAAACATGTTGAGGCACCTGATAAATAAACAAGACAAAAGATTTAGGATATGagaggaaaagaaaattcatttctCTCTGCATGGTTTAGATGGCCATGAGGAATAAGTAGAAAGAAATAAGGGCCCTTAAAAAATCTTCATGGCACTACTTTTCATATCAATGATCCACAAGATGATCTTAAAGATGAAACTGACTTTTAGATGTTTGTGTATGTCTGATAGCACCTGACATCACAATGTACATTAAAATCCTTTGCATTGACTACTCCAGGCCCCCTGTTACAAGAAAGATGTGGATTATTGACCAAAGTGGGGCACTTCTTCAAcaaatccaaagaaaaaaaaaaaagatagaaattACTTATGAATTTTACATCTTAACTATCACTCTTTGAAACAAAATGTAGattttgctaatatgattgcaccAAGAAACTTTAGGATGGAGCTTTGATGCAAATCACACTCGAGAGTGGATTTGAGAATCGTAAAAGAAGCAAGAAATGTCATGCATGTTTTAGGGGTTAACTACAGAAGGAGCATAGAAGAAAAATGTTGGCAAAATGAAGCACAGTGATAGCCACAGATCACAGGAACTTGTAATGGTCCTAAATTGTCTCAAATGGACTGTTTGAGATTGAATTATGGACTTATTAGGCACAATCCAACCaaccttttttaaaatttttacaatGAAGCCCCTCAAAAAATTCTCTCTGTTTGTTGAACATTAGTGAAATGAAATATTAAGACATGCTGATTGATACCTATTACATCCAGGATCAGTTTGTCGGATATTATAATCCAGACCTTATCAAGAAAGGAAACTTAAATTATTAGGTGTATTTTAATTTAATGCTTGGCATCATAtaaatgaggttttagtttttcatGATCGAAAACCAGAAAGGTTTTTATTCAACAAGCCTGTTTCAACTTTCTAGAGCAGTTTCCTTGCATCTCTTGATGAGTACCAAAAGAACAGCCTATCATGTTATATAGCATCCGAATTCCTAAAGATGTCAAGGGTAATACATGGTAAACACTTCATCGTACCCTTTTGGATCCAAAAACACGAGTGGTGTCTTCCAAGTCCCAGCTGATACTTTAATCTCTGCTTGCCATACTGTTTACACAGAAATCAGGGAGACAACATCAATTCTACAACATGCAGTGTCTGAGCTTTTACAATTTTGTTCTTAAGGTGATCCTATGGGATTTATAACTCAATGTTTTCACCTTTCTCCCTGTTGGAAGATACTTCATAGAAACAAAGAAATCATACAACAACCATcaaccaaaaagaaagaaaacccaAACTACTAGAAGAGAGAGTCTGCTTCTGTGGGATAAAATTTACTTTTGTGATGGTCCATTTTTCTTTGGGGAGTGTGGTCTACTTGTCAGCTGTCTTACAATTCCACCACACTCCCATTTTTTTCTGTAAAGCCATTACAGTTGTCCATATAATGTCTGATCAACCAGTCCTTGCTAGATTGTTGGTTCCCCACCTGATCTTGAAGAGGTTTGAGGTACTACAAATAGTACATTCTTGGCTTCAGTGTATGTTTATAAATAAATTGGCCATGTATCAGAATTAATCAATCAAGTAATCATCAGAAGACCTAATTTGCAGCACAAGTTGTTGAAGACTTTAAAGTCATTCTCACTTTGATATTATGAGCAAAGTGTCCCTAATCATGCTGGTGTTTATGCTAAAAATTCAGCTAAATAGCTGCTTGCATTGCCAGCTTAACTAATTTACATGTCAAGTATCAAACATAAATGCAGTATAAAGCAAATAAACAAATATTTTGTTTCTGCAAACATAATTAAACTGATAAATCATGGTGTTCCTTGGATGCTAGAGTATGGTGTATCAAAAGCTTAGACAAGCataaaaggaagagaaaagaTAGAGATCACCTGAGTTCGGTATGACATATAGAACACAGCCGCAGACGCAAATTGTCTACGCCCCTAGCAAGATCAATGATGCTGACTTTGATGAACACCACAAACTTCTTTCTTTACCACAATGATTGGTCATACAATTGCGATCTATAATAGATTGGAACATTTACCAATCAATATAATAGATCTTATGGTAGGTCACAAATTGGGAGAATTTGCGCCTACTCTGACTTTTGCAAGAAACAATAATAAATCTCACTTCTAAACATCATATAAACATTGACTTTAGCCAAGACAAGTTCCAGGAGAACTCTTTAGGTGAATCCCATAACCAGAAGTCATCGAGGATGATCCGAAGATCTCACTCCTCTGGGCACTGTGGATGACAGAAGAGCCACAGGAAGGCTGCATCTACTGGGGAGGGAGGAATTGATTTACATATACCCTAACAACCAGGATGATATTTCTTGTACTTTCCATTCCCCTACAGTGGTCTCTGCCACTCTATTCTAATCACTAGACCAGCTGACTCCATTGCCTCTCTCACTCCCCCACTTTGTCGCCACACACGGCCACCATGTGACCTTGTGGCCATTCTTCCCTTCCTGCCATGTCAAGAAGATGCGGTGGTTCGGCTCCCACTTGAAATCCCCACACCCTCCCACctgttcttcctccccttcctcccTCTGGCGTTCCATATATATTAGACGAGTCTCACTGCATCCCCTGATCTCTTCTCCTCACCCTCTTCCTTCCCAAATTTCAAACTCTAGATCTATCAGGCCTTCAAATGGCCTCCCTCTCCTCTTCAACCATTATTGTTCTTCTGCTGCTTCTCTTCCTCCATGTTAGCCTCaccatttcctcctcctcttccaccaccaccaccacttcccCTGCTTCGAAGTCACAAAAGCCACAACTTTCAAGCAAAAGATCCATGATTGAAGCAGGAGAGGAAGGTGAAAAGATTCAGAATCCCACACTCGTCAAGAAGAAACCATTCTTGGGGACTAAAAACCAGACCAAACTCTTAAAGCCCAAAAAGACCAACTCCACCGCCACAGCTGCCGCAGCCGCCGCCATCGCCATGGATTCCAAATCCAACAAAACCACCAAGAATAAGTTCGGTAAAATCCTTGACGCCACCTTGAAAGCCTCAAATTCCACCAAGCTTCTCAAAACCATCAAGCTTATCAAGTCCAATCTGACAAAATCCTCCAAAGATCAGCTCAAATCTCTCAATTCCACCTCCAATTCCACCAAATCTTCCAAAAAATCGGCTTTTGATCCGCCCATTGCCAAGATCAAGACCACATCCGCCCCCAAAGCTCCCAAACCGCAGCAACCCAGCAAGCCTCCCCTGGCGACGAAGCCGTCCATGCccaaggcgaagccagaggaatcgACGCCCTGGATGGAGACAATGGACGACATGGACCACACGGATCTCATCTCCGACTTTCGGGAGCTCCCCTCCCGCCTGCTCCCCGACCTCGAGCGCCTCTCCACCACCTCCAAGGCCTACATCTCCGCGGCCAACCGCGGCATCGCCGAAGGCGTCAAGCCTTACGTGGGCAAGAGCTTCGCCCCCAAGGTTGCCCCCGTGCTCTCCTCCCTCTTCCTCGCGCTCCCCCTGCTCCTCTTCACCCTCCTCTTCCGCCGCCTCCGTACCTACCTCTCCCTCCACCGTCTGCTCCTCTTCATCCAGGCCTATCTCGCCATCTACTTCGCCACCCTCGCGCTGACCGCCCTGGCGACGGGGCTGGAGCCCCTGCGGTTCTTCTACGCCACCTCGCCGGGTTCCTACACCTGGACGCAGGCGGCGCAGACGACCGGCTACCTAATGTACCTGGTACTGCAGCTGGCCGACCTGGTCGCGGTGTTCTCCGGCGGCAAGAACGCCGGCGGTGGCGGTGCGTCGGCGCGGGCGCTCGCCCTGGCGCAGATGGTGATCGGCCTGGCGGTGGGGGTGCACTACTACGCGGCCGTGTTCCACCGCGCGGTGAGCGGCGAGGCACCGCGGGCCAACTGGCGCGTGCACGGCGTCTACGCCGCGTGCTTCCTCGTGATTTGCACGTGCGCGCGcgcggagaggaggaagaaggcgtACTACGAAGGGGGAGAAGACGGGAAGAAGAGTTAAAACTTTCGGGGGCATTATCGGAAGCGTATCACAGGGGTATAACGGGAAGAGTGCAAGATACCGATTGCGGGTGTAATTTGGGAAGAGCATTACGGTCTCCTAATATTTCTCATCACCATTTTACTTTCCATGTTATTTATTACTTCTAGCTACGTAACCATAAAAAATGTAATAAGGTGTGGATTGGGGATAagaacacgagagagagagagagagagagagagagagagagagagagagagagaggagatgggAAATTAAAGTGATGATGCACTGAACAAGACAAAACTTGCTTCAGTTGTTTGATGGTGTCTGGCCTCATTCGATTCGCATAACATGATAAATGACGTCTTTAATTATTCCATGTTTGACATCTTTGTTTGAAGCATCGAGTGTTCATTTTGTTCTTGCATTTTTGTGTTTGTACATTAGCATCACCAACCTTTTCTCAGAAGAAAGAAGATGGAGTTGGTGGGAGTAGAGTGATCATTCACGGATGGATTGAAAGATAGAAGAAATAGGGTAACAAACGCCACTAATCCTTTAATTTAGTGGCCAATTTAGCCTAAATGCCAATTAACTATCACGCAAAAACTTAAATTCTGACTATATTAAAGAGATGATTGGATCCTACGATGAAatgtcaaaatatttatcaaccaAAAtagttaatatttttaaaataataataataataataataataataattaaaaatattttattaaattttttaaaaagtcGTATTATTCATCCTTCATCATGTGGTATTTGTGTTgattatattatttctttaaaaattttattatattttaattattttgaaatttctcaagttttaaaGTTTCCTATTAATTATAAATGTCGTCCATGTTAGCATTTCATCCAATAAGCTCgttgttaaaaataaaaatatctataatattttttattaatttcatcAACTATTTGACTCCCATGTTTTCTAGTTTCAACGTCATTAGGTTACTGATAAACTTACAAAGATTAATTGTAATGATATATTTTGGGTAAATtctcataaaaaaattttaacttttaaatttttttttgcacGGTGTCTTAACTTTGAAAGATTAATTGTCTTGTTATATTTATGAtgaattctcaaaaaaaaaaaaaaaaaaaacctctcaCTTTGACTAATTTTTGTAAAgcgtttaaattttaaatttttttgtaaagCATCTCTGTGtgaaaaaatcattttatttttatctttattgAACATATCATTACCATAGTTGACCTCAGTAAAAATTTTATGCAAGGGTTTATCATAAGCAATTTGGCTTACAGTTTTCTTATAAAAATTTATCGTTATCATCGAAcgtaataggaaaaaaaaaaaaaaaaagcatatcaaataattttttggaTCCATTGGATCTATCATCGCCTTCGTTGACTCCGATAATCTAGCTCTTATACCTTTTACTTATAACCCTATAATAGAAAAGTAAGAGGTGCGAGAGCTATTATTATTGTTTTATGTAAGGGTTTATCATAAGTAATTTTCGTACGAGGGCCCATagttttattgcaaagatttatcgtTATCATAACtctaaactgaaaaaaaaaaaaaagaaatggttgTCGAACATTTTTTTGGATCCTCCTCCCATATATCTGATGTGACCCATgattagatatatattttttatcataaatttatatccacttacCCACCATCATGTTGAAAAATAACTGACCGCTGCCGAACATTTTTTGACCATCGAGGTCAACACGTTTGGTCACATCGTTGAAATGATTGACTACCGCCGAACTTCATTTGACCTGAGAGGTCAACATGTTTGGAAAGAATTGGGCGTGGAAGCTCAAAACGCATAGTAGAACGACACCATCTTTGATTACCAACAACACTTTGAAAAGAAGGGATTGGAGAATTGCGTTAAGAGTGGCCGGCAAAGGTTACATCACATAGTTAGGTCAAAACCAGCTAAATCAATGTGCAGATTGCCTTCTTTTCCCTCTTATTCCACGTATTACACACGTCAAATAAGACGAAATCAATTATTCCCACATTATAATCGATCTTACAAAACTCCTACTTAAACCAATTTAAAAAGGAGTGTCGATTTTCCTTTCTATTCGAATTGTTGAAGTCGAAATTAAATCTCAGGACAACGAAGTCCCCATCAACACTAAAAACCATCACCTTTAGAAAAAAAAACTACTATGAGGACAAAtttctaagaaaaaaaaatcaatttttctTTCATTCAAATCGATTAAAACGGGATCCAATCCGACAACTTTGTCAGTACCAAACTAGTCAACACTTCTGATCATAACGATTCGAACGAACTTATGAATAGATGTCGAACGGACTAAAAATATATGAGGTTcgaaaaatgaataaaaataagtAATTTGATGAAGATGGATTGACTTTAATGCCGGAGAATACGCGCGCTTTTAATGTGGGCCCACCTCCAACCGCGTTTCATGCCACCGTCACCCCGCGAAGCTGCTCaccgacaatatatatatatatatatatatataaggagaaAAAAATATGTTAATTTTTTTACCATTTAAAATTGTTTATACACTATGTTTGGTGAGACTTGCATGATAATAGGTGTTATATTTGAGTTTAATATGAATGTcatatttgtcatcaacaaatgaTTAATTTGGAAAAAAGATTGTGTACTTAAATAGATCATTTACTTATGATTTTTGCATCAATAACTCAAATAACAATCCTCAATTTTCTTTATTACcttttataatataaatttttcttaAGGTTTATCGAGTTTTGGACTAATTTTTGTTTTGGTAAGTACAAAAACAAAGTTCAAGGGGGTGTTGCGAGAATCGAACTCGCGACCTCTCGCACCCgaagcgagaatcataccactagaccaaacACCCGAAGCAAACTCTAGATTAATTACATATAATATTTCGATtagtatatttttaaaagttaatgTAGTATTTCCATCAATATAATTATATCgtgaaaagaaataaaattaaatatttttattttcatagtgatcctaatataaattttagatatataaatattaaaatactaaagataactaattgcaACGTTAATATATAATCAACCCTTAAGTCTCAAAATGGGCTTGAGATGCTTGGGCTGTGGCTTGAGCTAATGAATGGAGTGGCCTCTTTGGTTGGCAGAGAGAAGCTGATCCTGTATCTGCACATAGATACGCAGATGTGTGTAGTTCCTATTAGGAGACAGCCTAATGCATTTATTAAACTTTAGTAGAGAGGGGGCAAATATATGATCCCAACTCATAatcttctttaatattattttaagattttaattatgttaagatatgatTGATATATTCGATCGATCGACCCAGACTCGAGCCTAGTCACGCAGATAGGGTCGATCGATCGATCGGGTATGCATATTAGCATCGGCTCCATAGATAATATTCTTTGAAATAATATTAAATCAAGAAATATTTCCTTGGCCACTCTATTTAAATTGGAGCCTTTGGGATATAATTTCTAAGCTGAAACACTTACCATAATTTCACATTAGAGAGTCACTTAGATCTCTTAAGAACATTACATGAGGTTCGAAGGGCTCTCAATATTAGGCGGATAGGCGATGTTTGGATGATGATGAATCGATATTGGAGGCCGGAATGAGTGGAATGTTCATTCGTGCCTATGGGTAGATGGCATCGATAGCGGACATCCTTAAGACATGGAGCCATGCCTATGGATGGGCCATTCGATCTTGCCTCTGTATCAGGAGATCTGGTTCGCCTGTCCTCGTTGAGGCACCACCAGGGAACTCTTGATCTTTCATTGGTTGGCTGTTGCGGGCCCCGTGTCCCAAAAGGGTTTGGACCTGTCAGATCCAGGGACACATGCGGCGTCCTGCCTATTATGTGGCATTGGATCCATTAAAGACTGCGGTTTTCGAACGCACCGGTGATTCGGCCGGTAATGTAGCGATGTGCAGATGCTGTTTTGGAAATTGCCCTAAAaaatctcagagagagagagagagagaggcgatgcACTCCGATCTGTGAGCGTCTTGTATTCTGATGGGAAAGAAGAACCAATGAGGGAAAGAAAGAGGAAGGGGGCGCTGAAAGGTAAGACTCATGGGGCCATCTGTTGTTAGATTCTCCCATCCGCCTCTCCGTTCCTCACGCCGTTTCTAATGCTCGCTGCCTCCACGCTCCAGTGAAACCTGAGACTTATTTCCCCGCTGCTTTCCGTTGATCTGCCTCTTTCGACTGCGTCTAGGCTGATATCGGTCCCGTTGGCTTGACGGTGATTCCTCGGATAACAGCTCTTTCCGAGGTATTTGAACCGACACTCCTTTTTTTTCCTGCAATAACATCGTAGGCATGGATCGCTCGGTGTTCTGAAGCTGCACAAGGCTTTTGTTTTCTCCCCCACCCTATCTTTCAGAAAAGATGCTCCTTTTAAATTGATTCACTAGATTTGCAATTCGGGTGTTGTTTTCCCCGCCCCATATTTTGAATAGTAAAAAATGGCTTCTTTTAGTATCTATAGTCGAAATGATTACAAATGCTCGTTCATTCTCTTGCTAAATTGTGACAACGTAAAGAATGGAAAGGTCGATCTCGTTCTCTTCTTGAGTTAATTATCTGTAAATCTTTAGAGTTATTTCTTGATTCTAGATATATACTTCGCATTGCtgattccttttcttctttcttgatttttatttttgtttcgtGTTAATGGGTACTTTGTTGGAGATTGGGTTGGTCGCAAGAGATTGGATTTGGTTGGGTGTCAGGGTTGAGCATAGGTTTAGAATATGTTCAAATGATGACATTACATCACAATAAAATAACTGATACAATTTGTGAGGTATAATTAACTAAACCTTAAAAGAAAACCCCATCTAACAAAAaataatttgttaaaaaaaaggtCAAATAAATAATATTCCCGTGAGCGAAACGGAATTGGCAAAAGAATATCAAAATCGgaaaacaagaaacaaaaaagaaaggcACCATGAAAAACAATAAATAGTAGAGTCATAAAAGGATTTTGATATACTACAAAAGTTCAATAAAAAGGCTTCACTAGAAATacaaattcaaatatattttaGCAAATTtatcaaaaagataaaaaaattatatagtaatATAATGCTTTATCCAATACATTATAGGAAAGGATTAGTTTTAATGGGGGAGGGTCTGCTGTTTCATTATACCAAGACCCAAATCTCAAAATTTTGGATGGGACTAGTTGTAAACTCATGCCCAATCTGTGAGACCTCATGATCGTACTGCATATGAATAGGCTTTTGGGGAAACAGGTGGTAAAACCCAGTATTCTACATTGAAGTTCATTTGTGgcaaatttgtttgatttttgaaTATGATTTTGATTGATTAATCCTTCTACAATGAAAAATTTAAGGATCCACAACATGTGTACTCTGCAAGGTTTGCATGAATTTGCATCACTGGATGAGATCCATGATCTGTTGGCGCTGGACGAAAAtacacaaactaaaatatgaaatGTGAAAAGCACTAGATATGCATATTCctaataatttttaggtacctatttgaaaaAAAAGTTGATAATGTTTACGGCTGGTGTTTGTTTACACTTCCTTACCAAACAACTTGTTTGTCATGCCATACGATTCATGGGAACCTTTGGGATCTCATGTGCTTCCTTGTGTACAGTACATATAAATTCCAATAAATCTTGCTCTTTTCCACTCCATCATTATCTGTGAGACCCTGCAGAAGTGGTGACTTGAATCTGTGAGTTGGGGGTGCGGATGCCTGTGAATAAGGTTAGGGTtttcccttcctcctcctcctcccttctctcTTCCTTTTGTCCACTCCCTTTATTAGTTTCTTTTTCCTCTCTCATTTTCTTCTTCTCCAGTTGATTCCTGTCGATATTGATGGTGAAAGATATAACTAAAGCAGTTTCTTGGTATGTGTATGCATGTGTGTGTTTCTTTTCAATTTATAGATACAAAATATCTAGCGTATTCTTGTTTTGTAGTTCAAAGATCTATTATTTCATTTGATGATCCTATTCTAtctgatataatttttttcagaACTTAATCTTGATGTATTTAGTTGTGATGTTTATGCGGATCAGGTCTTTCTGAAGTTTGTAAACATATATCTCAGGTTGAGTCTATAGCTGGTTCCTTTTGTCATGGATAAGATTCCATCAGATTGCCCCTATCCAGGTTGCTTCTTCTGTGTCATGAAGGAAGGCAATCCCAGCAAGCGTAGAACAAGTATTCTGAAGT harbors:
- the LOC135623064 gene encoding uncharacterized protein LOC135623064, whose protein sequence is MASLSSSTIIVLLLLLFLHVSLTISSSSSTTTTTSPASKSQKPQLSSKRSMIEAGEEGEKIQNPTLVKKKPFLGTKNQTKLLKPKKTNSTATAAAAAAIAMDSKSNKTTKNKFGKILDATLKASNSTKLLKTIKLIKSNLTKSSKDQLKSLNSTSNSTKSSKKSAFDPPIAKIKTTSAPKAPKPQQPSKPPLATKPSMPKAKPEESTPWMETMDDMDHTDLISDFRELPSRLLPDLERLSTTSKAYISAANRGIAEGVKPYVGKSFAPKVAPVLSSLFLALPLLLFTLLFRRLRTYLSLHRLLLFIQAYLAIYFATLALTALATGLEPLRFFYATSPGSYTWTQAAQTTGYLMYLVLQLADLVAVFSGGKNAGGGGASARALALAQMVIGLAVGVHYYAAVFHRAVSGEAPRANWRVHGVYAACFLVICTCARAERRKKAYYEGGEDGKKS